ttttgttcttgttcttgttctttCACCGCCCCTGGACAACTTGCTTTCTCGGAATTTTGATGAATTGGTGAATTTTGATAATTGCCCCCAGCAATCAAAGCTTTTAACTCAGCAATTTGCAACTCAAGATTATGAAATTGCTCTTTGGTAATGTGATTCCTCGACTTTTTCGGCAAGTCGAAGTACACAGTTGGAGGTATGAAGTTTCCAACCCCACGAACCCTTCCCGCATGCTCGGGAGTTTCCAATACAGTGGTGAGCACATCCTTAGTTCCATCCGGCTTGAATTCACCATTTTGCTGCTTTTCGAGTAACGAAtcctgttaaaaaaattaaattaattaggcATGATATTGAAAATGAAAGAAGTAGAAAATTAGAAGTCTTACAATTTGTTGAATTTTCTGTTTCAGTTTTGGGCTAATATTCCCGTCATTTGGCTTACGAGCATTTTTCCACATAATTGCCCTATCTGGCCTTTCAGCAGGCTCCAACCTCCCTGACcgtatctataaaaaaaattaacacattcatacaaatagaaatgtgaaaactataatttaaatgataagactcttacttcttcttcttcaaatccGATGTATCCTTTTCTTGACACTCGGTGTGGATATTTCCGTTTTCCCACTCTCTCACTCTGTTTTCTATTCTCTTCCTGTATACAAACATATCTTGTTACTTACTAACAAGTAATGCAATTTTACTAACAAGTAATACAAACAAATTTTTAGTAACAAGTAAAGCACACCTGCCAATCTTTTGTGACTCTAACTGCAACGAATCGTCTCCATGCTTTCTTACCGACAAAAGCATATTGTTTTGGTGGCTTCTGTAGCTTCTTCTTCTGTCCAACATAAGGCAGCACATATTCCGCTGTCAATTTAGCCTTGAAATTTCTCCATTTTGCGCCTGCCGACTGTAGAATCCTCTTCCGACTTTCAGGAATCAGCTCGAATGTATCCTGAAGCACAAATTTAACAAGTTCAGACAATAcaaattctataaataaaaaCCATGACAGTACAAATTGTAACTGACGTACCTCAAGATCATTCcatattttctcttttaattcAGGGTCAACCTTTGGCCAACTTGGAATGTCGATTGGCACCATTGTCCTTGCTAGCATGCCTATATAGGACTGCAGTTTGTGCCGTTCGTCTCCAACTGGAACTGCAACTTGATTGAACCGTAAATTCAATTTCTCTCCCTTCGCTTTCTTCATCACCACTTTGTGCATAGCACAAACACCTCGTGCTGCTCCAGATGACCTTTTTTTAGATTGTGTACTACTTTCTATGGGTTGTGGAGCCGTCTGGCGGGAAACAATGGTGTCCGCTGGAGTAACGGGGTCAGGCTCTGGTATTCCTGGATTTCCTTCCAGGAGAGCTGGGGATTCATTTATGTGCTTCTTCTCATCCAAGGATTCTTTAGACTGTTCTTTAgctcttttctctttctttaCCATATTTCCTGCATTCACCACATGGAGTAGGAATATACAAGAGATACaatcaaaataaatagaaataagGCTATAAACAGTGAAAAGAGATACAATTAACCAAATGGAGTAGGAATAAAAGATACAATTACCAATGACTACATATAATTTAAGACAATACTATTGCCACACAAAAAGAttcagttttatatttatggaatatattgcAACAGGTTCATAACAATCCATAACAATTTTGCAACAATCAAAAGTAGCtgagaaatatatttttgaataaagatatTTCTAGACTTAAAAGCTGATAAATAAACTTCTTCAGGAATTTTAAGCCTCTAATCACTTCTTCAGCCAGATTCCCTCGCCATCCTTTCTTTTATTGCCAGCATTAGACTCTTCGTCATCATCAACACCAAGATCAACTATGGGGATGTTAGAGCAGAATGGGGGGGTTCTCCAAGATCGTATCTCCAAGATCATCATCATTGTAGATCTCGTGATAATCTCTGTTTGTTGAGGTCAATATGACTGACCATTTAGAATCAACGGGATCTTCCACGTAGAAAACTTGTTTCACTTGATGCACAGACACATATTTGTCATTCTTGTGGCCTTGTCGACTAAGGTCCACAAGTGTGAAGCCAAGTTCGTCAGCCTTGACGCCTCTGTCACAGTCAGCCCATTTGCACAAGAACAACGGGGCTTTAAATGAGTGGTAATCTAGTTCCCAAATATCTTGAATCCTCCCATAAAATGTCATATCACTTTCTACGGGATTTAAATCCTTAGCACTCGAAACTTGGACAGTTTTAGCAACTAAAGAGACTCCACTATTTTGAACAACCCTAGCATTGTCTCGTTCCCCTGTGAAGTATCGGATCCCATCAACTAAATACCCATCAAAAgttaaaacattaaatgatgGTTTGCCTGCTAGCCACCTTATCGTTTCTGAAACACCTTCGACTTTCTCATTTAATTCAGTAATAACTTTGTTCTGAAACCAATCAGCAAACAACCTATTATGCTCCCCAATCATCCACTGGATAGACTTTTTCTTTCCCTCATAAAGTTTTTCAAGCAACTCCTTATGCATCCTTCGAAAATGCATAAATTAGTTAGTTACAAACTAAAATAATGCTTCAATTCTTACAgaataaatcaagaaaagaaaaagaaaagtggcTTACTTAATATATGGAAACACATCACTGTTGTTTAAGAGGACGTGTAAATGCGCCTCATCTCGTTCTTTCTCTTCAACAGATTTTATTGTTGCAGCCGAAAGTGGACCAGAAAGTTTGCCTTGGTCCTTCGGCAGACCAGCAGTTGTGAAACTATTTCTAGAGAACTCTGCACAGAATTCTACAGATTCTTCTTTCAAGTATGCTTCAGCTATACAGCCTTCCGGAAAATAACGGTTTCGCACATAACTTTTCAACACTTTATTAAAACGCTCAAATGGGTACATCCATCTATAGAAAACCGGTCCACATAAACGTAATTCCCTGACCAGGTGCACTATTAGATGTATCATTATATCGAAAAAAGAGGGGGGGAATATTTTCTCGAGCTCACATAAGGTTAATACCACATCGGCTTGCAATTTATCAAGTTTTGACACGTCAACAATTTTGTTGCACAGAGTGTTGAAAAAGAAGCAAAGCCTTATTATGCTAACTCTAACATTCTTCGGAAGCACCGAACGAATAGCTACAGGGAGTAATTGTTGAAGAAGTACATGGCAGTCATGAGACTTTATCCCAAATATCTTTAAATCTGCCATGGATACACAATTTCTGATGTTTGAGGAATGCCCATATGGCAGCTTCATTGATGATAGTGACTTCAACACTTCTCTTTTTTCTGCTTTTGTTAGAGTAAAACAGGAAGGAGGCAGATAAGTTTTTTTTACTCCTTGTTCTGGAGCTAAATCAGTCCTAACCCCCATGTCCATCATATCAAGACGAGACGCCTCGCTATCTTTGGACTTGAACTTTAAATTCAATAACGTCCCAATTAGACAATCGCAGACATTTTTCTCCACGTGCATAATATCAAGGCAGTGACGAACATAATGGAATTTCCAGTATTCCAACTCAAAAAATACTGACTTCTTCTTCCAAGCACAGTCCACCTTCTTCGACTTCTTTACTTCATTtccaaaagaaaattaaatgtTTTCTTGTTGTTCTAACACCTCTTGTCCAGAAAGAGGTGGcctgggctgcccaaactcttGTTGACCGTTAAAGGCTACTTTATTCTTCCTGTATGGATGATGTCTAGGTAAATACCGACGATGACCTTGGTAACATATTTTCCTACTATAAGGCAAGTACTTAGCAACGGTATCATCACTACACACTGGACAACCCAAATAACCCTTGTTGACACAGCCAGACAAATTACCATACGCCGGGAAATCATTAATCGTCCATAACAAAGCCGCCCTTAAAGTGAAAAAAGATTTTGTGAAGGCATCATATACATTCGGTTCACCTTCTTCCCAAAGCTTTTTCAAATCATCAACTAACGGTTGTAAGAACACATCAATGTTGTTACCTGGTTCATGTGGACCAGAGACTAATATAGTTAACATCATAAATTTCCTCTTCATACATAACCACGGAGGAAGATTATATGTTACCAATACTACCGGCCAACAAGAATAACGATTGGTCAGCCCATTGTTATGTGGGTTGATACCATCAGCCGCCAAAGCTAGTCGAAGATTTCTTGGCTCACTTCCGAAGGCAGGCCACCTGTAATCGATATTCCGCCAAGAAGGTGAGTCGGCAGGATGGCGCATCTGTCCATCCTGAATTCTTTGGTTGGTGGAATGCCATGTCAACAACTCAGCTGTCGAAGAAGATTTAAACATCCGTTTAAATCTTGGAATGACCGGAAAGTACCACATAACTTTTGCCGGGACTTTATACCGTTCTCTACCATCCTTACCCACCTTCCCGCGCGAAAGCTTGCACTTTGGACACTCCGAAGCAGTCTCATATACACCCCTGTATAGAACACATTCATTGGGACACGCGTGGAATTTTGTATACTCAAGGCCTAAATTCGAAAGAGTTTTTTTGCTTCGTATGAGTTAACAGGTAATGTATTATCCTGAGGTAGGAATGAGCCAACTGTCGAGAGCAGATCATTGAACGCACTATCACTAACACCATATCTCGCTTTCCAGTTCTGTAATTTCAACATTGAATCTAATTTTGTGCAGTCGCTGCCctcaaataaaggttgttgaGCATCGACAACAAACCTCTTAAAATCATGCGAGTCTTTATCGTAGTCATCACCCCCCGAATTATCCCCCGGATTACGATATGCTGCTTCACAAACTGCAGCAGCTTCTGAAGCACCAGCAGCCACCGCTTCTGATGCAGCAACCGCTTCCGGTGCGGCTTCAAAGGCTGTAAGAAATGCTTCTGCATTATGCTCCTCTTCCTGAGGGGGCAGTGTGCTACCGGCAGACGAAATACCAGCCTTGCCTCCGTGCCAAATCCAA
This genomic window from Daucus carota subsp. sativus chromosome 7, DH1 v3.0, whole genome shotgun sequence contains:
- the LOC135147884 gene encoding uncharacterized protein LOC135147884, with protein sequence MVKKEKRAKEQSKESLDEKKHINESPALLEGNPGIPEPDPVTPADTIVSRQTAPQPIESSTQSKKRSSGAARGVCAMHKVVMKKAKGEKLNLRFNQVAVPVGDERHKLQSYIGMLARTMVPIDIPSWPKVDPELKEKIWNDLEDTFELIPESRKRILQSAGAKWRNFKAKLTAEYVLPYVGQKKKLQKPPKQYAFVGKKAWRRFVAVRVTKDWQEENRKQSERVGKRKYPHRVSRKGYIGFEEEEIRSGRLEPAERPDRAIMWKNARKPNDGNISPKLKQKIQQIDSLLEKQQNGEFKPDGTKDVLTTVLETPEHAGRVRGVGNFIPPTVYFDLPKKSRNHITKEQFHNLELQIAELKALIAGGNYQNSPIHQNSEKASCPGAVKEQEQEQKTRKQPVAKKLMADELMTDEDKEGADLVIIPPPGPPEQKGPRKCELAVDNIDNKVAFGVVFDEEDGLSTSVHGVPLQPGFVRVSVDGSIQDDALVPVPVIGEIETVHQAIGSHLAWPKDMISYISSTGSERIKKVRKMTEVERVHKAFNSVKPKDSVPPRFRVLYKFASTVMKESGKSIPVPCDFEIFGIERTIYLLEENVLALLEFRMIGQSVISTYMA
- the LOC135147885 gene encoding uncharacterized protein LOC135147885, which encodes MEKDWISKERDSLEYEVGVEKFLICAEQNCKNPKKIPCPCCKCVNFKKFPVKIMRGHLYENGFSLGYIDWIWHGGKAGISSAGSTLPPQEEEHNAEAFLTAFEAAPEAVAASEAVAAGASEAAAVCEAAYRNPGDNSGGDDYDKDSHDFKRFVVDAQQPLFEGSDCTKLDSMLKLQNWKARYGVSDSLEYTKFHACPNECVLYRGVYETASECPKCKLSRGKVGKDGRERYKVPAKVMWYFPVIPRFKRMFKSSSTAELLTWHSTNQRIQDGQMRHPADSPSWRNIDYRWPAFGSEPRNLRLALAADGINPHNNGLTNRYSCWPVVLVTYNLPPWLCMKRKFMMLTILVSGPHEPGNNIDVFLQPLVDDLKKLWEEGEPNVYDAFTKSFFTLRAALLWTINDFPAYGNLSGCVNKGYLGCPVCSDDTVAKYLPYSRKICYQGHRRYLPRHHPYRKNKVAFNGQQEFGQPRPPLSGQEFKSKDSEASRLDMMDMGVRTDLAPEQGVKKTYLPPSCFTLTKAEKREVLKSLSSMKLPYGHSSNIRNCVSMADLKIFGIKSHDCHVLLQQLLPVAIRSVLPKNVRVSIIRLCFFFNTLCNKIVDVSKLDKLQADVVLTLCELEKIFPPSFFDIMIHLIVHLVRELRLCGPVFYRWMYPFERFNKVLKSYVRNRYFPEGCIAEAYLKEESVEFCAEFSRNSFTTAGLPKDQGKLSGPLSAATIKSVEEKERDEAHLHVLLNNSDVFPYIKMHKELLEKLYEGKKKSIQWMIGEHNRLFADWFQNKVITELNEKVEGVSETIRWLAGKPSFNVLTFDGYLVDGIRYFTGERDNARVVQNSGVSLVAKTVQVSSAKDLNPVESDMTFYGRIQDIWELDYHSFKAPLFLCKWADCDRGVKADELGFTLVDLSRQGHKNDKYVSVHQVKQVFYVEDPVDSKWSVILTSTNRDYHEIYNDDDLGDTILENPPILL